From one Streptomyces sp. ICC1 genomic stretch:
- a CDS encoding FAD binding domain-containing protein: MDLNTVLDVRDARRREPWRPGDAWLGGGTYLFSEPQPHIRRLVDLSRMGWPPLSWQPDGSVDIAATCTITELSRFGRTLPATAAPLFEQCCRAFLASFKIWNMATVGGNLCNGLPAGPVISLTAALDGTVLLQGQDGATRRLPVTDFIRGAGVKDLRDGELLRSVRLPARALDSRTAFRQASLYGLGRSGALVIGAHDPQDGSLAVTVSAATTRPFRFWFALPPTAAELRRAIDDTVRPDEWYDDIHGLPAWRRHMALRLAEEIRRELTAEEVSR; this comes from the coding sequence TTGGATCTCAACACGGTGCTCGACGTGCGTGACGCGCGCCGCCGGGAGCCCTGGCGTCCGGGTGACGCCTGGCTCGGCGGCGGCACGTACCTCTTCTCCGAGCCGCAGCCGCACATCCGCCGTCTCGTCGACCTCTCCCGGATGGGCTGGCCGCCCCTGTCGTGGCAGCCCGACGGCTCCGTGGACATCGCCGCCACCTGCACGATCACCGAGCTGTCCCGCTTCGGCCGGACCCTGCCCGCCACGGCCGCGCCGCTCTTCGAACAGTGCTGCCGGGCCTTTCTCGCCAGCTTCAAGATCTGGAACATGGCGACCGTCGGCGGCAATCTCTGCAACGGCCTCCCTGCCGGCCCGGTGATCTCCCTCACCGCCGCCCTCGACGGCACCGTCCTCCTCCAGGGCCAGGACGGCGCCACCCGCCGCCTGCCCGTCACCGACTTCATCCGCGGAGCCGGCGTCAAGGACCTGCGCGACGGCGAGCTGCTGCGCTCGGTGCGGCTGCCCGCCCGCGCACTGGACTCCCGTACGGCCTTCCGGCAGGCCTCCCTCTACGGTCTCGGCCGCTCCGGCGCCCTCGTCATCGGCGCCCACGACCCCCAGGACGGCTCCCTCGCCGTCACGGTCTCGGCCGCCACCACCCGCCCCTTCCGCTTCTGGTTCGCGCTGCCGCCCACGGCGGCCGAGCTGCGCCGGGCGATCGACGACACCGTCCGGCCCGACGAGTGGTACGACGACATCCACGGACTGCCCGCCTGGCGACGGCACATGGCGCTGCGCCTGGCGGAGGAGATCCGCCGCGAACTCACGGCCGAGGAGGTCTCCCGATGA